In the genome of Bordetella avium, the window GAGAGTGGCATGCCGTCCGAACACGATTTTTCGTACCCGCGAGCGCTGGCTCGCGGGCAGTATGAAACGCACTACGCCCGTGCCGGGGACCAGATCATTTGTCTGGAGGAATGGCTTGGCCTGTCGGTGCATCAGCCCTGCCTCTACGATGCCGTGTTGCGTGCGGGCGAGTCGTATTGTTTTCAGGCGGGAGGGCTGTTCGAGCTGCGGGGCGAACGCAACAGCCTGGTCGTTTATTTGCGTACACAACCGGTTTTGCGTAGAAAACTATCGTGCGCCGTGCAGAGTATTTCAAAATGGTGTACTATTCGTTTCATCAGACGCGGGGTGGAGCAGTCTGGCAGCTCGTCGGGCTCATAACCCGAAGGTCGTAGGTTCAAATCCTGCCCCCGCAACCAAATTTAAAAAACCCCCGGCTTCCATGAAGCTGGGGGTTTTTGTTTTCTGCGTCGGGTATTTTTTTGCCTTCAGCTCGGTATCGCTCGGTATTGGTTTGCGAGCCCGGTCCCTTGCGCTACCATTCCCCCACAAGCAGCCTAGAGGGGAGCAAAAGATGGGAACGGCAAAATACGATCATCCCGGCTTTGTCGCGGATACCGGCGTGCAAGGCAGGTTCGTGATTGGTGTGTGGTGCCCGCATGGCTTTCCGGCCCACATTCATATCGGGCGTTTCAGGCCGGGGGCGCCGGCGGAACCCAATTTGCGCCTGCGCATTCCTGATGGGGTTTTTCAGTCCATCTCTGATGACATGGAAAAACTCTGTCGCCGAGCGTTGGGCCAGGCCATCGAAGAAAACCTCCTGATCGATGTGGATGGCGCCTACCAGGAAACCCGCTTCCGTATCGACGCGGTCCCGTGGGCTGGGCCTCTGCAACCCTTGATTCCCGCTTGAGTCCGCCTGCTGTCAGGCGTTTTTCCCGGCTGTCTCGCTTAAGACAAAGCTTCGGGGCTGGAGTATTCTGGCTGCGTCTGGCTTGCCCGGATTCAATTTGTGATCTGCTGTTCTTATCCGAAAACGAAGGAGATCCTCATGAAACAGAAAGCCTTGATGGTTATTGTTTTGGCGTTGGCGGTGGTGTCTGCAGGTTGTAATACGATCGCTGGCGCCGGGAAGGATATTGAGCGGGGCGGCGAG includes:
- a CDS encoding entericidin A/B family lipoprotein, producing MKQKALMVIVLALAVVSAGCNTIAGAGKDIERGGEAIQGAAKK